CAATGTACAACTGTGAGAAACAGATACCTAGAGTCATTGCTCAATTTGACCAGCAGATGTCTGAATTCATTACTGAAGTTTTGATTATTGATAACGGTAGCAAAGACAATGGACTTGAAGCTGCTAAAATAAATCTGTCTAAATTAAGCAAGCTCAAAGTGACTTTGTTTCAGAACTGCGATAACTATAGTCTTGGTGGCACTCACAAGGTTGCTTTTAATTATGCCATCAATAATGGCTTTGATTATTGTGTGATTTTACATGGTGATGATCAGGGTAGTATTCATGATTTATTACCGCATCTCAAGAGCGGTGAGTATCGTGACTATGATTGTTTCCTTGGAGCTCGTTTTCATAAGGACTCTAAACTAGAAGGCTATTTTTGGTTTAGGACTTTTGGTAATATCGTTGTGAATTTCTTGTGCTCTGTTGCTTGCCGTCACTGGGTTGAGGATATGGGTTCTGGGCTCAATATCTTTAGCACCAAGTATCTATCTAACAAGTTCTATCTTTATTTCCCTAACGACCTTACTTATAATGTCTACCTCTTGCTCTATGCAGTTTATAGCAAAGCTAAGTTCAAGTTCTTTCCGCTACTATGGCGTGAAGATGACCAAGTGAGCAACGCTAGAATGTTCAAACAGGGCTTTCAGATACTCGGCTTGCTGGGACAGTATCTGCTTAATGCCAAAGAGATCTTTTCCACTGAGGATAATGAGTACTCAGTGATTGATTATCAATCCAATACCATCTATTCGCATTAGACTTGTCGCGAAAGTCTGTGTATTAGAGCCAAAGTCCATTGTAGTTTTTGAGCGAAGTGTCATTCAAAGAAGCAGAGCCAAGACAATTTCTCAAAAAAGGTTTTGTAGCAAAGTGGGTATAGCTCAGCTTCGTAGAAGCTGCTGACTTTGCGAGATTGCTTTTTTGAAAATTCGTTTTGGCTCTACTTCGATGCCAAAGATTTAGCAAAGGACAAAC
This genomic window from Cyanobacteriota bacterium contains:
- a CDS encoding glycosyltransferase family 2 protein, giving the protein MKDKILVAIPMYNCEKQIPRVIAQFDQQMSEFITEVLIIDNGSKDNGLEAAKINLSKLSKLKVTLFQNCDNYSLGGTHKVAFNYAINNGFDYCVILHGDDQGSIHDLLPHLKSGEYRDYDCFLGARFHKDSKLEGYFWFRTFGNIVVNFLCSVACRHWVEDMGSGLNIFSTKYLSNKFYLYFPNDLTYNVYLLLYAVYSKAKFKFFPLLWREDDQVSNARMFKQGFQILGLLGQYLLNAKEIFSTEDNEYSVIDYQSNTIYSH